A window of Saccharomyces paradoxus chromosome XIII, complete sequence genomic DNA:
GGAGACCTCAGTGGGCGCACCGTGGGGACAGCTCAGATTGAGCCGAGCTAGGAGACATCCCGACGGATAATTTAGCCCTATTTCCAatagtttgaaaaaacataaactttcaaaaggTGTATGGATGTAATGAGCAATGAATTGTACGGAttttacatttttgaatgGGATTTATTTTACGTCAAACCATTGCGAATTGTATAACCCTTACACAGTAAGATTGGTATCTTATGGGCATGTTATTTAcagatttattttttcgtATGTAAATGGAATAGTAACTGGATGGGGTAAGCTGAAAGGGGCACTTGTATTTATACATATGAAAATCAGTTTGGGACGGAGAAAAGAGTTTCTTTCTGGTGAGCCATTGCTAGGTACTCAAGAGCTTCCAATTCGATGAAGACAGCTTGTGCTCTTAGTATGTCATTTACCTCGACAAGCTCTTTCTGTATAACATCtactttttgtttgtatGAATCAGAACTCTTTATCAGCCCCTCTCTAGTCTTGTCGGTAATGAAAAGTAATCTCTTATCTTCAAGttcaaattcttccaaGAATTTTCTGAAGATGACTTCGCCTTCAAATATCTCTTTGCCCTCAACTGTGTTTGTATTTACAAGATCCAGCGTGTTCAAGTCTAGTCCTGATGTAGGGGATATTAAGTCGACTTTATCACCACCAATAACAAATAACTTACCGCTTTTATATTGGTGGCTCAAAGCATTGTTGAAAGCCATGGAATAAACTTTGGATGGTAGCTCTGTAGTATAGTCATTTGGTGCAGTTCTTGCCAATGCCCTAGCACCATTATGTCTTGTTGGAGAGTTAGCATCCCCGACTCTTGCCCTACCAGAGCCCTTTTGAGGCATCAATTTTCGTCTAGAAAACCCGTTTTCACTTCTACCGGGAGGATTCGAGGCACCTACCCTtctattatcattttcataaaCGACGGCTTTCCATAGTATATCACGCCTTAATGGAGCAGCTACAGTCGATGTGGGGACTGGCACAAATGTTAATGGTTCTAAAGATGGAAACGAACGAACGGTAACTAAGGCATATTTGGGTGGAATGGCTGCGTTTGGCAGAGGATTCAACACGGTTTCTGCATGTGTGGTGGCATTGGTAGCTTGGTAGCGTATAGATTGCAAAGTCTATTGCGTAAATTGATTGCAATGTTAGTATACGGGttcatctttcaaaaaatcaacaagcaaatgaaagaaaaacgaaaagCGATCTTCTTATACGTACTTTCACcaaatttctcttcattgtcattattattacgTCAGCCTagttaatgaaaaaataagtcGCATTAGTGTTCTTTCCGAAATGTATAGACCCATCATAAACCAAACTCATGTATTCCTTTCTATTTTGAACTTTGAGATTATTTCTTGACATGCCCGGGTGACCCggcaactttttttccgcTGAACATCCGAACATTCCATCCGTACATtaatatttcttatttttcgAGAGAAGGagttttatttgatttttatcCCAGCTTGGTAAACAGGCATGCCGTAGCGGGCGGCCTGATTAGAAGGGCGAAAGACCACTGACGCAGCCGAAGTTTTGTTGGGACGCGCAACAGCGCTTAGGCCCGTCCGGCCTGTTGTGGATGACAGAGCGGTCCTTTCTAAGCCAATCTTTCATGCCCCAGCTATCGTCGCGATCGCTTTTACTGGCATATTAGCGTAATGTGTATGAAATTAGAGATTAATTGAGCACTAATCGACTTAATTCTTAGAAAAATCAAGATCTCGAGACTAGCAATAACAAAATGGTATGTTAATTATAAGCTAATATTGGAGGTTTGAGAGGACACATAGATTGAATCGGCATGCCCAATAAAGTCATCCAACAAAACAgttaaaagaaagaacatAAATGACGAAATTTCCGCACGATGTGAAACTATAGCAATAAAAAGTGATAGAATTGAAACGGTGCTCAAGTTTTGGCTGTTATGGCTGCGGTGGGTTTTCCAACAAGTTGGAGGTAAATACCTGTTGCAGTATTAGAGGAAATTCGGTTTCTTCTGGATTTTCTTTGTGTATTTGCTGAACAAGGGACAATATGACGTCATGAACTGCCTCTACACGTACGATAACGTGTTTTCGATATCAGTATACTAACAAGttaaaaattcatttacaaattttttattttgtaatgTTTTCCGTCATTTTAATAGGGTAGAGTTAGAACCAAGACCGTCAAGCGTGCTTCTAAGGCTTTGATTGAACGTTACTATCCAAAGTTGACTTTGGATTTCCAAACCAACAAGAGACTTTGTGATGAAATCGCCACTATCCAATCCAAGAGGTTGAGAAACAAGATTGCCGGTTACACCACCCAtttgatgaagagaatCCAAAAGGGTCCTGTTAGAGGTATCTCTTTCAAATtgcaagaagaagaaagagaaagaaaggaTCAATACGTCCCAGAAGTCTCTGCTTTGGACTTGTCTCGTTCCAACGGTGTTTTGAATGTTGACAACCAAACCTCTGACTTGGTTAAATCTTTGGGTTTGAAGTTGCCATTATCTGTCATCAACGTTTCTGCTCAAAGAGACAGACGTTACAGAAAGAGAGTTTAAAATTAAATTAGAAAGCTATTTAAAATAATTTACTATTCAAAATACttgccttttcttttttaatttttgtttattctttttaatgtataattaaataaaaaaatattattatatttactAATTAAGCGAAAAGTGTTTCGTGTAGCTCTTTGATCATACGTACATTGCCTGCCATGTTTGCTCTCTgaattaaagaattatcattattgacttgaaattatttacattttttcacatttGCCCTGCTTCTTTTCCTACCCACAACTGTCATCcagaataataaaaaaattggttaCTTATGCTATGCTTATACTTTTACAATGAACGCTAAACATTTTCGAAACAATAGGATACATTAAAGGTGGATGATCTCCTAAGTTAAGTGACTTGACCCACTGTCGCCTTCCTGAATCATTTTCCTCAATTACTTTTAATATCTCCAGCTGTTCCTTAGCGTCTAGTACCGCTTCGGCTCCAACCAAGTGCAGAAGATATCGTAGTAGAACCAGAAGACACACGTCACACTTTTCAATAGTTAAGAATGATTCTTCATACGAAGCTTGGCTACATTGCTCGGTAAATGCAAAACACTCCGATTTGATCAAGCCGATAACTTCGTTGCAAAACGAAACTCCATCAGATAAATTTTCAACTAGCGTCAGAATAACGACACATTCTTGTGTATCTTTAAATATTTCAGAAAGCGTGCCTTCAGCCAATAAGGGTATGAAATAAGACTCTTGCGATAAATTCTCAGTCataaagaattttttgaactgcAGGATATCATTAAAAGAAGCCAACGTACGTGAGATTCCTTGAATGACATCATCTGCAACTATTCTCGGAGTTATCAATCTATGACCATCTGGCACTCTTAGTAATAATTTGAAACATGACCCGATCAGTTTTCTCCGCAATGCTAATGATTTTTGCGATTTGTACAAAGGACTACATTTAAATCTGGGAATATACGTACCAACTATCGTGTTTTCACCACTATATACGGGATGAACCGGCGTCGCATAATTGTCGGATGGCAGTTTGTAATCACAATTGAGAAATACATATTCGGAAAACctatttccaaaattccTTGTATTtaaagattcaaaaaaaactgccAATGGGCTCTCCGATAACCGTTGAACGAAAAAAGACTTACTTATATTTCGGGCAATCTCATGCTGTATGAAATAATCTTGTCTACAATTAAACAAATCAATGAGTATTTCGAGTAAGGGCATCCAAATCTCATGACTTGATAAGTACAGTGGCGTGCTCTCTTGCAGTGAGTTGGATAATGTCCATAAGATCATGTTAATGAATTCTCCAGGCTCACTcagtttcaaattcaataagCGATTGCCTAATATGGTATTTCTTTGCTCGAGGCAGCTAATATACGATCTGTAGGGATTTCTGACAGTCTTGCCTTGGTCCAACTCCGGATCTACACTAGCATTTTGTCTATACGTTACACCTTTTTCAGATTTTGTTCTCCTGAACCTATCGAAACTCCACTTTTGCTTTCTTGGTGTCAGCGAATCGattgccaaaaaaaactgaCATCGTAGCAATTCCAAATCATACAAATTGTATTGTTCGGAATCAAACTCTTTCAAAATAGTGAGATATTTCTGCAATAGTTTCAAAGCTCTCCTGCTCAATGTTTCCCTGGACACGTTATATGGATCATTTGTCCTTAATATCGGCTCTTTATAATATTCGGATGATGTCGATAATGTGAAAAGGACCAGCATGATATCAAACGGGATAACCGTCAAATTGCGAGATTTGCCCAACTGGCACTCCAGAAACAACAGTACGTGATCATagttttccaaaagacACATAGAATTGAGCATCTCAAACGCCAGTAGATGCCTCTCAGTAAGTTCAACAAAATAATGCGCACCATTCCGAGGACTCACGTACGAAACGGAATTTATCAGCGCACCATCCATAGTCAGACTACCACCGCAATCACCATTTGCCGGCAATTATCTACATATGTCTACAATTATATGGACGGTCCATGAATGTCCTTCTGTTACTTTTAAATAGCTCTGTGTGGGAAAAAATCGGGCCGCgcaatgaaaaatttttgaaattataAATTCACCTCATCGTGAAAGTGAAATGCTTCTTGCATTTACCTCAATATCCTTAAACCTAATTTTTACGTACTTTATCTGCTTTAAAGAAACACGTCGCGAATATTCCTACTAATTATGTCTATAGCAAGTTATGCCCAAGAGTTGAAGTTGGCTTTACATCAATATCCAAACTTCCCTAGTGAAGGTATTCTGTTCGAAGACTTCTTGCCCATTTTCAGAAATCCAAGTCTTTTCCAGAAGTTGGTCGACGCTTTCAAACTACATATagaagaaactttttcGGAAGTTAAAATTGATTATATTGTCGGGTTGGAATCTCGTGGGTTCTTGTTTGGACCAACTTTAGCTTTGGCTTTAGGTGTTGGTTTCGTTCCAGTTAGGAAAGCAGGTAAGCTACCTGGTGAATGTGCTAAGGCTACGTACGAAAAGGAGTACGGTACTGATGTTTTTGAGATACAGAAAAACTCTATTCCAGCAGGTTCTAATGTCATTATCGTTGATGACATTATTGCCACTGGTGGTTCTGCTGCTTCAGCTGGCGAATTAGTTGAACAACTCGAAGCCAACCTTTTGGAATACGATTTTGTCATGGAGTTGGATTTCTTGAAAGGTAGAGGTAAGCTGAACGCTCCAGTGTTCACTTTACTGAACGCTCAAAAGGAGgctttgaagaaatgattTATTCACGTCTTGTCCATATTCAAGCTTTCTTTTCGCTGGTTTCAAATATATATCTCTCTTTCTCATTCTCACTCTCGATGTCGTTGTATAATATCTACTTTTTAGATTGATAAAAATTCAATctacttttttgttttgtgCCACAAGGTAGCTTATGTAGTGTTTATCTACTATATGTTTTTAAAGAGTTTGGAAAGCGATTCTTGTATGTGCAATAATAGCATTCAAGAGTCTTCTGATTTTGGCTCTAAGCGAGAATTTGCCTCGTCAACTTCTTTTAGTGACGTTCCAGGAACAACGCTCCAGTCTATCATTTTCTCTCCACGTGTATTGTATAGCCAATCGTTAATCATTTTGAAATGGTTGGTACCAAAAAATCCCCTACTTGCACTTAACGGAGACGGATGCACCGACTTCATCACCGTGATATTTGGGTACTTACTACCACTTCCGACGGAAGTAGATCCCAACAGAGACTCAACTAATTTAATAGCATTGTTCCCCCATAAAAGGAATACTAAACTTTTACCGTCGGCCTCTCTATCCTGGATTAATAACTGGACCACTCTTTTTGTAAAAGTTTCCCATCCATGTTTAGAATGCGAGTTTGCATTATGTGCCCTTACAGTTAATGAGGTATTAAGTAATAAAACCCCTTGTGAAGCCCAGTGAGTCAAATCCCCTACTTTATTATCCTCGACAAAATCAGGATACTCTTGTTTCAATTCCTTATATATGTTCTTCAATGATGGTGGAGCTGGTGTAGGCGGTTTGACGCTGAACGCCAACCCATGCGCTTGATTATGGTTATGATATGGATCTTGACCGATAATTACGACTTTAACTTTATCAAATGGCGTTAGCCTGGTCCACGAGTAAATATCCTTTGGTGGCGGAAACACTGTATGATCAGATTGTTCTTTAGTGACGAACTGCTTTAACTTTACAAAATATGGCTTTTTAAATTCATCCATCAAATGTGGGAACCACGAATCATCAATCGTTTCTAGCTCTAGCGATAATAGCGCACGTAGATTGCTGCTCAAGTTCTTCGAGAAAGCCTCCTTTGCACCTGGATCAGCAGAAAATTTGTCAGCGGTTCCCTTCTTTACGACTTCCTTTGCTTCAGTCTTGATAGCTGCATCTTTTGTTATGGTCATGAAAGTGGTGCCTGTTTTACCTTTCTTATTTGGCGCCTCATTAGTGCTTTTCCTTGTACCAAAGAAGTCTTCAATGGTagtttgttttctctttcgAGCCACCGTCATAACTGAATTTGTTGACAGTCTTCTCATGTACCACATGCATGTAAATGGCTTGTACATAACCTCTCATCATATACCATTATAGATTAATTACGCGTAGCGGACACATTTCAGGCTTTGACAATAGGGACAATATTGGATTTATGTAAAGCCTTTTACAAGTTACTAAGGTGAAGAAAAGTAGGTAAATCCTTGGAAAGCTCATACAAGAATAGTTTGGAAAGTGTCCTTTCTGTTCCTATTAGTCACTGGATCCGGctttatacatatatttgGACTTACCGCTCCTCCTGGATAGCATTTTGCACTACAAATAGACACAATTACGAATAATTGGAAGGGACTTGCATACAAAATACCAATAGGTAGAATGGTCACGACTCCATTGCAATCTTCGCCGAAAAGCAGTCTGAAATCTTCAACCACCTCACTGCGCTCGGTACAAACGCAGTCTGATCGTATGAAGCCCAGTGAGCCAAAGCACAGAACAACTAAATCCTGGTCTATATGGGGGAATAATGAGGACGAAGAACCGGAATCATCTAATAAGAATAACGGGAAGGAAGGCAGTAAAGACATCTGTCAAGATGGTGACAATGTTTTGAATATGGGCACTGGCTTGCACGATAATCAACGGACAAAGATTTTAATAGAAACTGGCAAGATTGAGAAGGGTGAGAAAGACAAAAACGATGGAAATGCAACAATAGcagaaagaaatacaagGTCTCGAACATGGCCATTCTTTTGGAGTCGTAACAAAGATCCGGAGCCTACTCATAACGTTCCCATTGATGCGGATAATCACACTTTATCAAGTTTAGCAAATAGTCTAAATCCGGCTCCCTTAACCAACATTTACATACCATATAAACCGGATGCTATATTAATGAGGGATAAAAACGTCAAAACTCCAAAGAAATTAACAGATGACATAGGGAATCAGTTTCCTAACATTGTTGTACCGAGTTTTGATATTTTACCTAAACAAACCATATGGAATACAGTAACATCAACAATTTGGAAATGGAAGACTGAATACTGGGATAGCAGACCATCATCAAGGGTACGAAAGGAGGAAGAACGGGTGCAACACTCACAAAATCAGTTGAAAGAGGAAACAAATGCAGCCGCAAACGAGGCAAAAGATGAGGAACGGTTAGTGCACAATAGGGGATCTTTATATAGGGTAGATCCatggagaaaaataaaCCTTCTATCAGATTACCAGTCTAGGCCCATCAGAGTTCTCATTGTCGGTGTTCATGGGTTctttccaacaaaaattaTTAGACCGTTCATTGGCGAGCCAACCGGTACATCTACCAAGTTTGTCACAGAAGCTGAGGAAATAGTGAAGGAATACTTTGGCCAATATAAGGTGCCCATTGAAATAAGTAAGATTGCTCTTGAAAGAGAAGGTGAGATATTTGATAGAGTAGATTTCTTCTACGAAGTTATGAAGCATTGGAGcaaagaaataaacaattcggattttatttattttgtaaGTCATTCCCAGGGGTGCCCAGTCACCATCATGCTTTTAGCGAAACTGATCAAAAACGGTATAATAAACCTCGAtaattctcaatttttcaatgatgaaattcaatTCTGTTCatcgaaaaaaattatctcCGTCTTGGCTATGGCAGGTATCAATAATGGTCCATTTTATGGTGCAGATCAAACTTTGTTTGTTCGTGCATACCAGACGATTGAAAAAGACTCATTGAGGGAGTTATTCGAGTTTCAAAAGTTCGATTCCAAGCAATCGCAAAGCTTCATAGAAGGTCTGAGAACAATTATATCAAATAACGTTAAGATTACATTCGTGGGGTCCATCAACGATCAACTGGTCCCGTTGTATTCATCCATATGTCTTTTTGCCAACCATCCTAACATATTTCGAGcaatttttattgataGAGGATCACAAACGCCAGCGTTCATTACTCGCATCGTTAAAATTGCTGGTTCACTGTTAGACTTGGGTTATAATGACCACGGGATCATAAAGGAAATAAGCGGATCTCTGGCGGGCACCTTGACAGGAGGTGGTCACTCCACCATTTATAACGAGAAACAAGTTTATCACCTAGGCATCAAATTTGCATTGGAGACAACCGATTTGTCTGAAATAGACCCCGTTGAGTACTCACCATATAAATTGTCTGAGTTAGGAGCCAACCCTTATCGCTTGCCATGGTGTATGAGGGGATTAATGTACGAATCCAACAAGCATTTCAATAGTGAGGAGATCAAGATGTTGTTCAAGGAGTTTGAGGAATGGGACCCTGAGACTAAGCAATTAAAGGACATAAAAAACAGGCTTAATGGCTTGAAGTATCGACTTTGATAAGAAATTGCATATCTGCTCGCATTCCGCAAAAGAAACATAATTTAACGcatcatattttaaaaGGCATTCATATGCTACAATGAATTACTATATCTGACATTATTTTAGACTACCAGACTAAGCagtatttatttatttacttatttattcatttattcatttttttattctattATGCCAGTGTGCTTTATTTTACAATCGCGTATTGAAATCACgaccattgaaaaaaaataaaacaggAACTTGGGTTTAGGAGTTATGATAATAGAAATGCGTGTAGAAGAAGGCCGCGAACCGAATCATACAGAGGCAGTATGAAGTGGTGTTGCACATACCTTATCCTATGGATTGCCATTgtattcaataaatttcaaGTAACCACAGCCACTGTATCCTATGATATAGATGATGTCCTACAGTTTCAAGATGATACTGGTGTGATAACAGTGACGGCTGACAACTACCCATTATTGAGCCGTGGTGTCCCAGGCTACTTCAATATCTTGTACATCACAATGAGGGGTACAAACAGTAACGGCATGAGTTGCCAATTATGCcatgattttgaaaaaaccTATCACACAGTTGCAGAAGCTATTCGCTCGCAGGCCCCACAATCACTGAACTTGTTTTTTATAGCCGACGTCAACGAGGTACCACATTTGGTCGAGGACTTAAAGTTACAAAATGTGCCTCATCTCGTGGTATATCCGCCAGCGGAAAATAATAAGCAGTCTCAGTTCAAATGGAAAACGTCACCTTTTTATCAGTATTCTTTGGTGCCTGATAATGCAGAAAATACTTTACAATTTGGCGATTTCCTGGCTAAAATACTCAATATTTCGATAACTGTTCCTCAAGACTTCAATGTTCaagaatttctttattattttgttgcGTGTATGGTagttttcatcttcatcaagaGAGTAATTTTACCGAAGGTAACTAATAAATGGAAgcttttctctttgataTTATCATTGGGTATACTTCTACCAAGTATTACTGGTTACAAATTTGTGGAAATGAATGGCATTCCCCTCATTGCACGTGATGCAAAACATCGTATAATGTACTTCAGTGGTGGTTCAGGATGGCAGTTCGGTATTGAGATTTTTTCCGTGTCATCGATGTACATTGTGATGTCTGCATTATCTGTGCTTTTAATTTACGTGCCCAAAACTTCACGTGTAAGTGAAAAGATGAGAGGGCTACTGGCGTCATTTTTGGCATGTATTctattctatttcttttcttatttcaTTAGTTGTTACTTGATTAAGAATCCAGGGTACCCAATTGTTTTTTAGTTTTGAGCAgatgttcttttcaatgacaTTATAACATGTAGATATGGATTACTTCTCATTGGAAAGTCGGTGACAAACAACCGAGGATTGTATGAAGTCAATGTCGcccctttttttcttaaccAAATTTCCTATGGTCTCTCTTCTATAAGTCTTAATACTACAACATTGAGTAGATTTTCAAATCGCACAGGAAcgaaattattattaaaaaaattataatatacattCTATATAgggaaattttcttctaaaaCTTGGAAAATTGCATGCTAAtagtttttattatttccaGTTTTTTTCAGATCAGCTGCCTGCTACTGGCGGCTCCACTGATTCATAATTGCTTGCCGCTATTGAGCTTTCAAAATGTTCCTCCTCAGAGCTTTTgttaataatgaaaaatgagCCTAGGATGAGGATAGCACCAAATAAATAGAGAATAGACATGGTTTTGTGCTTGAAAATTACATCACCAAACATTGCTAAGGGTATCGTTATGCTCAATCCTACGGTGACGGTTAAAGGACTCGTTAGTAGCATAGCCTTTGCCCAACAGAAGTCGCTAACAAATGTAATGAGACAGTTGACAAGTATGATTATGACAACTTTAGGGTCTTTGGGCAGAGCGAACGGTTCCCAACCAAAAAAGTCCAGCACAATCAGTGACGGCCATAGAAAGAGCAAATTAAACAGACCAAcgaagccaaaaaaaatcttcatgTTAACACGAGTCTCGTCCCCGACCTCTCTTTTCAACAGCGTACTGTAGACACCGTAAAGTACAGCGCCTGCAAGCGCCAACAAGTTGCCCATCAGAACCCGCACGGTATCGTTATCACCACCACTAACGTCTGCGATGTGGCGTTGGTAGCGCTGATGAGAATCTGATTTAGTGACCATGATTATGCCAATAAAGGAAATGAACGACCCTAGTATTTTAGACTTGTTCAATGATTCGACATGACAGATAGCACCTATAAACAGagtgaaaaaggaagaagtaGTGGAAAGAATTGTCTGCGATGCCACTGATGTGAATGCCAGCGAGGCGTTGGTTACAAGGTTGGCTGTGAACCAAAGTATACAGAACTCAGCACTTAACTTGATTGTTTCATACAGCGTCAGCCTCTTCTTCTGGCTTGCCTGCGTACCTGCTTCTAGGCTCGCAAGCAATGGACTAGTTATGTCAACCGAGTGGTTACAATCATTACCAGTACCTTCTTCCTCCATAATTAGTTCGCGGTGAACGTTTGCGCGGCCTGTGTCCTTATAGTTCACCACGACGGCCTTTGCAGTTGGAAAGAGATAAAAGATAAAGGCGGCAGTATTGATATACGTGATGAAGAATGGTTTTCTATACGAGTCATCCTCAAAGATCAAATTTATCAGAAAAGACGATAAAACCCATAAAACAATGACTAGACCCAACATCAGGAGACCTAAGGTCCACCTCTTATTAAAGGACGTTTGATCCTTCGACACCATGGCTCTGTTAAACTTTTATCTaagagaggaaaaagaggaaggaaaaaaaaagaagaaactcCTTTATCTATTTGCCTTAACCACAACACAATGCAATAAAATGCAATATAATATCAAAGCCAATGTCTTGTGTTGCTAATCCTGAGCAAGAATATGTACAAGTTATGTAGTAAGATACCTTTTCTACGAGTCgcaagaaatagaaaagacTCCGATTGCGCATCGCCAGAATAAAATTCACAACCACACTTTTGGCTGAACTTTTTACTACCAAATTTAACAAAGAGAGA
This region includes:
- the OST6 gene encoding dolichyl-diphosphooligosaccharide--protein glycotransferase (Subunit of the oligosaccharyltransferase complex of the ER lumen~similar to YML019W) is translated as MKWCCTYLILWIAIVFNKFQVTTATVSYDIDDVLQFQDDTGVITVTADNYPLLSRGVPGYFNILYITMRGTNSNGMSCQLCHDFEKTYHTVAEAIRSQAPQSLNLFFIADVNEVPHLVEDLKLQNVPHLVVYPPAENNKQSQFKWKTSPFYQYSLVPDNAENTLQFGDFLAKILNISITVPQDFNVQEFLYYFVACMVVFIFIKRVILPKVTNKWKLFSLILSLGILLPSITGYKFVEMNGIPLIARDAKHRIMYFSGGSGWQFGIEIFSVSSMYIVMSALSVLLIYVPKTSRVSEKMRGLLASFLACILFYFFSYFISCYLIKNPGYPIVF
- the UNG1 gene encoding uracil-DNA glycosylase (Uracil-DNA glycosylase~similar to YML021C) — translated: MWYMRRLSTNSVMTVARKRKQTTIEDFFGTRKSTNEAPNKKGKTGTTFMTITKDAAIKTEAKEVVKKGTADKFSADPGAKEAFSKNLSSNLRALLSLELETIDDSWFPHLMDEFKKPYFVKLKQFVTKEQSDHTVFPPPKDIYSWTRLTPFDKVKVVIIGQDPYHNHNQAHGLAFSVKPPTPAPPSLKNIYKELKQEYPDFVEDNKVGDLTHWASQGVLLLNTSLTVRAHNANSHSKHGWETFTKRVVQLLIQDREADGKSLVFLLWGNNAIKLVESLLGSTSVGSGSKYPNITVMKSVHPSPLSASRGFFGTNHFKMINDWLYNTRGEKMIDWSVVPGTSLKEVDEANSRLEPKSEDS
- a CDS encoding uncharacterized protein (similar to YML020W), producing the protein MVTTPLQSSPKSSLKSSTTSLRSVQTQSDRMKPSEPKHRTTKSWSIWGNNEDEEPESSNKNNGKEGSKDICQDGDNVLNMGTGLHDNQRTKILIETGKIEKGEKDKNDGNATIAERNTRSRTWPFFWSRNKDPEPTHNVPIDADNHTLSSLANSLNPAPLTNIYIPYKPDAILMRDKNVKTPKKLTDDIGNQFPNIVVPSFDILPKQTIWNTVTSTIWKWKTEYWDSRPSSRVRKEEERVQHSQNQLKEETNAAANEAKDEERLVHNRGSLYRVDPWRKINLLSDYQSRPIRVLIVGVHGFFPTKIIRPFIGEPTGTSTKFVTEAEEIVKEYFGQYKVPIEISKIALEREGEIFDRVDFFYEVMKHWSKEINNSDFIYFVSHSQGCPVTIMLLAKLIKNGIINLDNSQFFNDEIQFCSSKKIISVLAMAGINNGPFYGADQTLFVRAYQTIEKDSLRELFEFQKFDSKQSQSFIEGLRTIISNNVKITFVGSINDQLVPLYSSICLFANHPNIFRAIFIDRGSQTPAFITRIVKIAGSLLDLGYNDHGIIKEISGSLAGTLTGGGHSTIYNEKQVYHLGIKFALETTDLSEIDPVEYSPYKLSELGANPYRLPWCMRGLMYESNKHFNSEEIKMLFKEFEEWDPETKQLKDIKNRLNGLKYRL
- the APT1 gene encoding adenine phosphoribosyltransferase APT1 (Adenine phosphoribosyltransferase~similar to YML022W); this translates as MSIASYAQELKLALHQYPNFPSEGILFEDFLPIFRNPSLFQKLVDAFKLHIEETFSEVKIDYIVGLESRGFLFGPTLALALGVGFVPVRKAGKLPGECAKATYEKEYGTDVFEIQKNSIPAGSNVIIVDDIIATGGSAASAGELVEQLEANLLEYDFVMELDFLKGRGKLNAPVFTLLNAQKEALKK
- a CDS encoding uncharacterized protein (similar to YML018C), with protein sequence MVSKDQTSFNKRWTLGLLMLGLVIVLWVLSSFLINLIFEDDSYRKPFFITYINTAAFIFYLFPTAKAVVVNYKDTGRANVHRELIMEEEGTGNDCNHSVDITSPLLASLEAGTQASQKKRLTLYETIKLSAEFCILWFTANLVTNASLAFTSVASQTILSTTSSFFTLFIGAICHVESLNKSKILGSFISFIGIIMVTKSDSHQRYQRHIADVSGGDNDTVRVLMGNLLALAGAVLYGVYSTLLKREVGDETRVNMKIFFGFVGLFNLLFLWPSLIVLDFFGWEPFALPKDPKVVIIILVNCLITFVSDFCWAKAMLLTSPLTVTVGLSITIPLAMFGDVIFKHKTMSILYLFGAILILGSFFIINKSSEEEHFESSIAASNYESVEPPVAGS
- the YML6 gene encoding mitochondrial 54S ribosomal protein uL4m (Mitochondrial ribosomal protein of the large subunit~similar to YML025C), giving the protein MTMKRNLVKTLQSIRYQATNATTHAETVLNPLPNAAIPPKYALVTVRSFPSLEPLTFVPVPTSTVAAPLRRDILWKAVVYENDNRRVGASNPPGRSENGFSRRKLMPQKGSGRARVGDANSPTRHNGARALARTAPNDYTTELPSKVYSMAFNNALSHQYKSGKLFVIGGDKVDLISPTSGLDLNTLDLVNTNTVEGKEIFEGEVIFRKFLEEFELEDKRLLFITDKTREGLIKSSDSYKQKVDVIQKELVEVNDILRAQAVFIELEALEYLAMAHQKETLFSVPN
- the RPS17A gene encoding 40S ribosomal protein eS17 (Ribosomal protein 51 (rp51) of the small (40s) subunit~similar to YML024W), translated to MGRVRTKTVKRASKALIERYYPKLTLDFQTNKRLCDEIATIQSKRLRNKIAGYTTHLMKRIQKGPVRGISFKLQEEERERKDQYVPEVSALDLSRSNGVLNVDNQTSDLVKSLGLKLPLSVINVSAQRDRRYRKRV
- the NSE5 gene encoding Smc5-Smc6 complex subunit NSE5 (Component of the SMC5-SMC6 complex~similar to YML023C); this encodes MDGALINSVSYVSPRNGAHYFVELTERHLLAFEMLNSMCLLENYDHVLLFLECQLGKSRNLTVIPFDIMLVLFTLSTSSEYYKEPILRTNDPYNVSRETLSRRALKLLQKYLTILKEFDSEQYNLYDLELLRCQFFLAIDSLTPRKQKWSFDRFRRTKSEKGVTYRQNASVDPELDQGKTVRNPYRSYISCLEQRNTILGNRLLNLKLSEPGEFINMILWTLSNSLQESTPLYLSSHEIWMPLLEILIDLFNCRQDYFIQHEIARNISKSFFVQRLSESPLAVFFESLNTRNFGNRFSEYVFLNCDYKLPSDNYATPVHPVYSGENTIVGTYIPRFKCSPLYKSQKSLALRRKLIGSCFKLLLRVPDGHRLITPRIVADDVIQGISRTLASFNDILQFKKFFMTENLSQESYFIPLLAEGTLSEIFKDTQECVVILTLVENLSDGVSFCNEVIGLIKSECFAFTEQCSQASYEESFLTIEKCDVCLLVLLRYLLHLVGAEAVLDAKEQLEILKVIEENDSGRRQWVKSLNLGDHPPLMYPIVSKMFSVHCKSISIA